The genomic segment AGCTAATGTATCTCATGCACACCCGAAACATGAAGGCAATCTGATTATGCGTGGCAGCCAACATTGGTTGGTCTCTGGAGCTGGAGGCAATTCGCATATGCTTTGCAACAATTCGCTTGAGCTTTTTTGGACATATACTGGAACTCTTTTACTCTTTATTTTTAATTCACAAAGACGAAAATTTTGCAGACGCGGGAACCTAGATGCACCTCTAGGCTCAACTTTAGCAATAGCTTCGTATGCTGTTGAAGCCTCATTCTCAGAGTTGAACACGAGGCGGTGGATGTTAAAGTCTCGCTTCTTTGCTACAAGATGAGCTGCCACTAGCCCTTCATCTGATCtgttaaaattaaaaatgaggaTGATATTCAATGAATTAACAAGTCTAAACGGTGGGAAGAAAGATTATGATTTATATTTACCCGAGGTTTATGAGATCATCGCCAGCAATGGGTTGGTAATCTGTAGAATACAGCAACAAAAACGTCATTGGTTCATATGTGTAAAGGTCGTAAATGTTGTAATATCGCGAGTAGACTTCTAAAGCATCGAGGCTGCGTTTCTCTTGATATCCATTTTCATGCACATGATAAACTGGATGGaaacacaaaaccaagaaaaagaTGGTGAAAAAATGTGAGGGGTGAATTCATATGTTTATCCGATTTAAAGAGAAGATACAGGCTAGATCTGTTACCATGTAGAGTCCCTCCACACCACTTATCATAAAAGGTTGACATAAAAAGTGCTTTTAGGGCAAAGTCGGCAGCACCTTCACTAGACATGTCGTAGAAGTTGTTACTAGCATATAAAAGCAGCCCACGTTAGTAGAATCGATCGAACTTCATTATCGCAGGCAATTGCTATTCTTATATGCATAGGCCGGCTAACCAGTGAAACTGAAGTGTTTGTGTGCGTACATTTGAAGAAAAACTTACACTGAGTCCATAACACGCCCAGCATATTTAGCACCAGATCCTAGTATTGTTGAACTTAAACTTTTACAGTCTGTCTTCCAAGCCCTGTTGCCATCCAGGTTAACACTATAAAGTTCAAAACCCTGCACCAAAAAAGGCTAAAAGGTAAATCAttactgtaataccccgaaaaatccaaattaaattccgtggattttttagaaatgatttcacgatagtgggagcgagtacgaggctcggagaagttgtggaattagttcaaacaagttttattcgaaaacgaacgttatttaggggctcgcgaaagtcgactttttatacgttcaaaatttgggaaaacttcattcatgaaagttgtagagctcgccgacacgatcgcgtgcatatgcggaacgcaaaaatcgaagttcgtatgaattagttatgattttttgaaaatgtttccaaattagtataaagcttccattttcggaaatttccgaaaatattttcagaatttccaaaaatggaagctcggagctgcagcccctcccccgaccggaaatcgccttcgattttcttccggctatttcttcctcctccggccaccgatcctcaccaaacttcttccattggcttcgtatggtccttgcgcacctgtctgtggcagccttgcacggcggcacggcccctagcggcggcggcggcccggtttcgatttaagctcgattttggtcaacgccggttttctcctagctccggccaccaaaacttccgatccttggctccatgaactcccctcaacctgctgatcatcatactaggaggattgcacctagagtgaccggtttcacgttcgtcggagctcggtaagttttcaatccgaaacgaaaatctttcgatcggtatatctcgagctgtagtgcatcgttttgattgattcttgaaccagtgagttctccttgatgttcttaacaactctctagaagggatcgaagcctgaaattgaagttttgacgtcgaaatcaagccttgccggattctgcaaatttcgccggattctggaaattttccggccacctcgactgttttaggtaatttcaaccacttccggtcattttcagcttacatgatagttatgaaagttgttaagcatgatgagaggaagaggagcagcccggccccgacaccattggcggtggtcggcggcggctctgccctaactccggcgtcccttttccggccacctccgggggtcaaaaatatagtttctgtgcatttttagattctatatttcaatacgatcatttcgatatattatacgcaatttttggatatcgtatgattaagttatgaatttttaagtttcgatcgatttcgatcgttagatttgtgatctgtgaagttaggaccgtcagatggacttgtagttttgatatgatgatcttatgactgttccagtggctttgtgtggtcatgggcgaagatccgaccgttggatcttcgtataaatgcaaaacagtgattaaggaggcgattcgtgagaatccgtccgtcggattttcgtataaatttgtgaagatgttagtaaggacgattcaggaagatccgaccgttggatcttcgtgatgatttttggagggtgatccgtgaggatccgaccgttggatcatcatttaatttcgatccgaccgttggattgtcgtttgaatatgtttttgagttattggctaagttaaggtcatgtgtgattaggtgattgacggtctcccttgggtgagcggttttggtgtgtattgtgttgaattgaagacgcagcaggaatatcaaggtgagtaaatcgcacatggttcattcacgaaccgaaattcggtgattttatttaattgggaaattgttttatgaaaataaatatttgttttaaattatatggacttgctcaactacggtccataggtaagtaaaatgtatttaaactataaaaatgaatttcctgattttaatgcatgtgaactatagttggtattagtggtcattcttgtgtgggtgactacgtatatatatatttacgtggaatatatattggatgtgtggtatttggtgaagtgtggaattgatgcgattgatttacaattcgagcattactctctagaagatataatttatcttataggttgagttgagtgtgataaagagaaattgagtaaagtgctatagttgagtcgttgagatgagttaaatgaggagtcaagtgatttgaggcaaatattttcgtaagggtgaaccttggccaaggtgacactctacgattcagttagagctttagtctgtctgcctttgtactgcttgggggataaccttgagttatcgtatgcccttgagtacactatactgctagggggataaccttgagttatcgtatgcccttgagtacatcatactgcttgggggataaacgagttatcatatgcccttgggtatgacatattgaatggggtgattaatataattaatcataagcctgtaagtatgatatactgaatggagtgattaatataattaatcataagcctgtaagtataatatattgcatgggatgatttatataaataaatcataagcctgtgagtatatattgagtaagaagttgtttgtttttgagtagtcattgtgagatgtgagtttattgatgcttgaagtgacgttgtacacttcaattatgatgcaaagaaaatacttgagttgaatttatgcttgagttgatttggttactttaaatcgtgcaatcctttcatttactcatacgagctttgcaaaaagcttaccgggtttgtattgttgcaatcccggtacactattcaaacggtgtagcgggtaatcctacaggtcaggaaaatcaggaaggtgatcgagctgcgtagagtagctgcatttgtgtgaatctgactttcttttgtgaggtgtgttatgctcattgagCTACATTTATATTTGGAGAGAGTGTGCTGAAATCAATAAActccttgaggatttggttatgtaatattgggtggtgtgaggtgtgtttgttttgaaaaaaaaaaaaattcagaacgttattgtaataattattattcatgtttcggatttgaatttgttattcaaaattcggggcgtgacaattacAAATTAATGAACAAACTGAGACTCTTAATTCAGTTGGTTACCGTTGTTTTTTGCCATCCAGCGATGATAGTGCCAAATATTAATTCCTCTTCATCCTCCATATATTCACAGTCACTGAATTCGTACTCTAAATGTTCAAGCGCCTTTTCTGCTGCATATGAAACTGTTGCAGGTGCACAGCGAAGACGTTCTTCGCTCTTTACCTGTATTGTATCAAGCCAGTACTTGGTTtgtttttgttcaaaatttaagTCAAATTCTAGAGCTGGACAATCATAAGTGCCTTTACCTTTTGCTGCACATATAGGGCCATGTTTTCCAAGACATGAACTCTCCCCATCATTGTACAAAATATGTTAGATGATATTTCAAAAAACTTCTGCTTCTTGTCTGAAACTGAAAATAAGAAATATAATGAGATAGGATTTTAAGTATACAAGTGCAAACTTATGGTGAGTATACttgaaaacaaagaaatttttttgagTTTACTTACCTATAGTTTGTTTCCGCGTGATTCTAGAATCAACCCCAATCATAATGCCTTCCTTGAATGGAAAAGCAAGAGTGATTGTCCCCTTCTCTAGCTTGATTGGTTTTCTCAAACGCATTTTGATCCTGATACTCTGCGAAgataaaaaaaatccaaatataTGACACTGTCATATGCCCCTTCTTGAGTACGTGCTCTTCGAAAATTGTTTCATACGTGTACTAAATGAGCACAGACGAGCTGTTCACAGATTTTGGCTAAGAGAAAGCGCTAGATAGTTCTCATTTAGAACATGTATATGGTGGAAATCTTATTCAAAATCTAGTCGATATATATCCACGGTGCAGACAACAAGCTCTAGAGTTTCATGGAAAAAGTATAAGGACACACAGATCTGGTAGTATATATACTtttcaaagctgaagatgacAGGAATAATACTAAAAAGTACTACACATTCTACCTTTCAAATtgttcaaaaaacaaaataaaaaataacctGTTTTTACTGATTATCACAATTTAAATAGTGTTTCTTTTGAgattatatattattattatgtgtgtgtgtgtgtgtatagcgGTATATCTATATAGTCTGAAGAACAAGTATCTCAATAACAACAATGTTTTTCAAATATACATAGGATCCTACCTGACCGGATAAGAAGTACAATTAAcaaacatacaaaaaaaaagtgACAGAGATGGACCTGCAACTACAAATCTGCAATGCATACGATTGAGACCAATGCTATCTTAGCTTTAGTACGCTGGTATTAATAGGAGTTAATTAGAgcctgtaataccccgaaaaatccaaattaaattccgtggattttttagaaatgatttcacgatagtgggagcgagtacgaggctcggagaagttgtggaattagttcgaacgattaattttcgaaaacgaacgttatttaggggctcgcgaaagtcgactttttatacgttcaaaatttgggaaaacttcattcatgaaagttgtagagctcgccgacacgatcgcgtgcatatgcggaacgcaaaaatcgaagttcgtatgaattagttatgattttttgaaaatgtttccaaattagtataaagcttccattttcggaaatttccgaaaatattttcagaatttccaaaaatggaagctcggagctgcagcccctcccccgaccggaaatcgccttcgattttcttccggctatttcttcctcctccggccaccgatcctcaccaaacttcttccattggcttcgtatggtccttgcgcacctgtctgtggcagccttgcacggcggcacggcccctagcggcggcggcggcccggtttcgatttaagctcgattttggtcaacgccggttttctcctagctccggccaccaaaacttccgatccttggctccatgaactcccctcaacctgctgatcatcatactaggaggattgcacctagagtgaccggtttcacgttcgtcggagctcggtaagttttcaatccgaaacgaaaatctttcgatcggtatatctcgagctgtagtgcatcgttttgattgattcttgaaccagtgagttctccttgatgttcttaacaactctctagaagggatcgaagcctgaaattgaagttttgacgtcgaaatcaagccttgccggattctgcaaatttcgccggattctggaaattttccggccacctcgactgttttaggtaatttcaaccacttccggtcattttcagcttacatgatagttatgaaagttgttaagcatgatgagaggaagaggagcagcccggccccgacaccattggcggtggtcggcggcggctctgccctaactccggcgtcccttttccggccacctccgggggtcaaaaatatagtttctgtgcatttttagattctatatttcaatacgatcatttcgatatattatacgcaatttttggatatcgtatgattaagttatgaatttttaagtttcgatcgatttcgatcgttagatttgtgatctgtgaagttaggaccgtcagatggacttgtagttttgatatgatgatcttatgactgttccagtggctttgtgtggtcatgggcgaagatccgaccgttggatcttcgtataaatgcaaaacagtgattagggaggcgattcgtgagaatccgtccgtcggattttcgtataaatttgtgaagatgttagtaaggacgattcaggaagatccgaccgttggatcttcgtgatgatttttggagggtgatcctaaaggcgatccgtgaggatccgaccgttggatcatcatttaattttgatccgaccgttggattgttgtttgagtatgtttttgagttgttggctaagttaaggtcatgtttgattaggtgattgacggtcttccttgggtgagcggttttggtgtgtattgtgttgaattgaagacgcagcgggaatatcgaggtgagtaaaatcgcacatggttccttcatgaaccgaaatttagtgatttatattgaattataaaggtgtggaaaattgttttaagaaaataaagatttgttttgaaataatatgaacttgatcgactacggttcataaggctactactcacaggtaaggaaaatgaatttaagtataaaaatgaatttcttgtttttattgcatgtgaactatagatggtattagtagtcactcttgtgtaggtgattacgtatatatatatatatatttacgtgaaatatatattgaaagttatgacattgtgtgatgtattgagttgttcgtgataaagagtagttgagtaaagtgcgatagttgaaatgtgtagacgaattatatgttagtgtcaagtgttctcatcgtgtgtcgatgatggtgtcaagtattctcatcgtgtgtcgatgattgtggcaagtgttctcatcgtgtgtcgatgaaagtgcccagtattttcatcgtgtgtcaatgattgtggcaagtgttctcatcgtgtgtcgatgaaagtgccaagtattttcatcgtgtgtcgatgattgtggcaagtgttctcatcgtgtgtcga from the Rosa rugosa chromosome 2 unlocalized genomic scaffold, drRosRugo1.1 SUPER_2_unloc_1, whole genome shotgun sequence genome contains:
- the LOC133724117 gene encoding uncharacterized protein LOC133724117 — its product is MSSEGAADFALKALFMSTFYDKWCGGTLHVYHVHENGYQEKRSLDALEVYSRYYNIYDLYTYEPMTFLLLYSTDYQPIAGDDLINLGSDEGLVAAHLVAKKRDFNIHRLVFNSENEASTAYEAIAKVEPRGASRFPRLQNFRLCELKIKSKRVPVYVQKSSSELLQSICELPPAPETNQCWLPRIIRLPSCFGCA
- the LOC133724118 gene encoding uncharacterized protein LOC133724118 codes for the protein MRLRKPIKLEKGTITLAFPFKEGIMIGVDSRITRKQTIVSDKKQKFFEISSNIFCTMMGRVHVLENMALYVQQKVKSEERLRCAPATVSYAAEKALEHLEYEFSDCEYMEDEEELIFGTIIAGWQKTTVTN